A part of Paenibacillus sp. 481 genomic DNA contains:
- the helD gene encoding RNA polymerase recycling motor HelD — MDTKDWQQEQKRLERVRNKLQARIADLEPKVAGLSDQATDIRKRFWEEVTINTSTYEDFEETFYTINQQSAVLAERERSHKRLTQQWKSMNRLLPSPYFGRVDFQEDGLGLSEQIYIGVSSFIDEDGLSFLIYDWRTPIASLYYDHSPGLASYVTPDGRIEGTMELKRQFQIQNGQIRNMFDASETIGDELLQQVLGKGADSQMKSIVATIQQEQNAIIRNDKSRMLIVQGAAGSGKTSAALQRVAYLLYTHRQTIKADQIVLFSPNPMFNSYISTVLPELGEENIQQTTFQEYLDYWLGSSLRPEDPFDQIEYVLTAQGAPGYEARLQGIEYKTSDTFLQALQHYGKWLGQEGMQFNGIRMRDRDLISAEQMKAKFYGYDRSLPLLNRVVLLQEWLLKELAALERLERGAPWVEEELNYLDTEQYAEVFRMLHKEKEVLDVAEQYAAVREKLNNKLREDEADFNFATREEELLCRRIVKQYFTPLRKSVKKLSFVDIKGIYGQLFVDEAAYREQTNGAVIPPLWPEICRQTKEALHRNELLYEDATPYLYVKELIEGVQTNTEIRYVFVDEGQDYSSFQYEYLKKLFPRARMTVLGDFGQAIFMQATSLDASDSPLVRLFGEAETSLVRLVRSYRSTKEIVEFTREMLPGGDEIAPFERRGEKPLLTRLGGGEKRDAQIVADIAALRAEGFESIAVITKTAAESRKAHESLRIQGGEALQLITKDTLNFEKGVMVIPVYLAKGVEFDAVLIFDASPEAYGRDNERKLLYTACTRAMHRLHLYTTGDWSPFVRALPANVYEIAPN, encoded by the coding sequence ATGGATACGAAGGATTGGCAGCAAGAGCAGAAGCGGTTGGAGCGGGTCAGGAACAAACTACAGGCGAGAATAGCTGATCTGGAGCCGAAGGTTGCCGGACTGAGTGATCAGGCTACGGACATCCGCAAGCGGTTCTGGGAAGAGGTTACGATCAACACAAGCACGTACGAAGATTTCGAGGAGACTTTCTATACGATTAACCAACAATCCGCGGTATTGGCCGAGCGGGAGCGCAGCCACAAGCGATTGACGCAGCAATGGAAAAGCATGAACCGTCTGCTCCCGTCTCCGTATTTCGGACGTGTCGATTTTCAGGAGGATGGACTAGGCCTCAGCGAGCAGATCTATATCGGTGTATCTTCCTTCATTGACGAAGACGGTTTGAGCTTTCTGATCTATGACTGGCGCACGCCCATCGCGAGCCTGTACTACGACCATTCCCCCGGACTGGCGTCTTATGTCACGCCGGACGGACGAATCGAAGGAACGATGGAGCTCAAACGGCAGTTTCAGATTCAAAATGGGCAAATCCGCAATATGTTTGACGCGAGCGAAACGATCGGAGATGAATTGCTGCAGCAAGTGCTCGGCAAAGGTGCGGACTCGCAAATGAAGAGTATCGTGGCAACCATTCAGCAGGAACAAAACGCAATTATCCGTAATGACAAAAGTCGGATGCTTATCGTACAGGGGGCGGCCGGTAGCGGTAAGACTTCCGCGGCATTGCAGCGGGTGGCGTACTTGCTGTACACACACCGCCAGACGATCAAGGCGGATCAGATCGTTCTTTTTTCACCGAATCCGATGTTTAACAGTTATATTTCCACCGTCCTTCCGGAGCTGGGCGAAGAGAATATACAACAGACGACTTTTCAAGAATATCTCGACTATTGGTTAGGTTCCTCGTTACGGCCGGAGGACCCCTTTGATCAGATCGAATATGTACTGACCGCACAAGGAGCACCGGGGTATGAGGCCCGTCTTCAGGGGATCGAGTACAAAACTTCCGATACTTTTCTGCAAGCCCTCCAGCACTATGGAAAGTGGTTGGGGCAGGAAGGTATGCAATTCAACGGAATTCGGATGCGGGACCGCGATTTGATTAGCGCGGAGCAAATGAAAGCGAAATTTTATGGTTATGACCGTTCTCTGCCGTTACTTAATCGTGTCGTTCTCTTGCAGGAATGGCTGCTGAAAGAACTGGCTGCATTGGAACGTCTGGAACGGGGAGCGCCTTGGGTAGAGGAGGAGTTGAATTATCTCGATACCGAGCAGTACGCGGAAGTGTTTAGAATGCTGCATAAAGAGAAGGAAGTACTCGACGTTGCGGAACAATACGCCGCAGTTCGCGAGAAATTGAACAACAAGCTCCGGGAAGATGAAGCCGACTTTAACTTCGCGACGAGGGAGGAAGAGCTGCTCTGCCGCAGGATTGTGAAACAATATTTTACACCGCTAAGAAAAAGCGTAAAGAAGCTATCTTTTGTAGATATCAAAGGCATATATGGCCAATTGTTTGTGGACGAAGCTGCTTATCGGGAGCAAACGAATGGGGCCGTCATTCCTCCGCTGTGGCCTGAAATATGCAGGCAAACGAAGGAAGCACTGCACCGGAACGAGTTATTGTACGAGGATGCGACTCCGTATTTGTATGTTAAGGAACTGATCGAAGGCGTCCAGACGAACACGGAAATCCGGTATGTGTTCGTTGATGAGGGGCAAGATTATTCATCATTTCAATATGAATATCTGAAAAAGCTGTTTCCCCGTGCGCGGATGACGGTGCTCGGCGATTTCGGGCAAGCGATCTTCATGCAGGCCACAAGTCTGGACGCGTCCGATTCGCCGCTAGTGCGCCTTTTCGGCGAAGCCGAAACAAGCCTTGTCCGCCTAGTACGCAGTTATCGTTCAACCAAGGAGATTGTTGAATTTACGAGAGAGATGCTTCCAGGCGGGGATGAAATTGCACCGTTTGAGAGGAGAGGCGAAAAGCCCCTTCTGACGAGACTGGGCGGTGGGGAGAAGCGCGATGCGCAAATCGTGGCCGACATCGCGGCGCTTAGGGCCGAGGGCTTCGAATCTATCGCAGTCATTACGAAGACCGCAGCTGAAAGCCGAAAGGCCCATGAATCGTTACGGATTCAAGGAGGCGAAGCTCTGCAGCTCATAACGAAGGATACGCTCAACTTTGAAAAAGGAGTGATGGTCATTCCTGTGTATCTCGCCAAGGGTGTCGAGTTCGATGCAGTCTTAATCTTTGATGCTTCGCCCGAAGCTTATGGCCGGGACAACGAACGCAAGCTTCTGTATACGGCGTGTACGCGAGCTATGCATCGGCTTCATCTTTACACGACGGGCGATTGGTCGCCGTTCGTGCGTGCCTTGCCTGCGAATGTGTACGAGATAGCGCCAAATTGA